The genomic DNA GCACGCAGCCCGCGCTGGACAATGCAGGGCCAATGAGCATGCATGTCCGCATCGGAATAGACGCAGGTGATATGGTATGCGGGGACGCATGATGATTTGGGCCATCTGCGGATTGGCCGCGCTGTCGATCGCACTGGTGGTAAGCTGGCGGGGACTTCGCAGCAATTTGCCATCGGCTGAGGTCGTGGCGGCTGCCTATTCGGTGCCTTTGCCTGCTCCGGCCGATCCGTTGCGAGTGTTTCACCTCGGTCATAGTTTGGTCGGACGCGACATGCCCGCCATGCTGGCGCAACTGGCCGGTGACGGACATCAGTACGATAGCCAGCTAGGCTGGGGCACGTCGCTAAAGGAACATTGGGAACCGGATACGCCAATCAATGGTTTCGAGACCGAGAACGCGCATCCCCATTTTCGCGATGCGCGCGACGCGATCGGATCAGGTGATTACGATGCGGTGATCCTGACGGAGATGATCGAGATCAAGGATGCGATCAAATATCACGAGAGCGCGGCCTATCTGGGAAAATGGGCTGCACTCGCACGTCAGGCCAGCCCGGCACCGCAGCTCTACCTGTATGAAACCTGGCATAATCTTGACGATCCCAAGGGGTGGCTGACACGCATCGATGCGGATCTGTCAAACCACTGGGAGAACGCACTGCTGCTGCAAATCCTAGAGCCCGATGCAGCACATTCGCCGATGCGAGTCATTCCTGCGGGGCAGGTGTTGGCGCGCTTTGTGCGCAGCGTCGAGGCGATGGGGGGCATGGTCGCAATGCAAGGGCGCGAGGATCTCTTTCAGCGGCGTGATGATGGAACACTTGATACGATCCATCTGAACGATCTAGGCGCTTATCTGGTGGCCTTGACGCATTACGCAGTGCTCTACCACCGCTCGCCGGTCGGGTTGCCCTATCAACTGCAACGGGCGGACGGCAGTGCCGCAGACGCGCCAGAACTGCAAGTCGCAGAGTTGATGCAGCAAACTGTTTGGGAGGTTGTGACAGGCTACCCAAAGACCGGGGTGGCGCCATGACACTGACACGGCGCGATTTCGGTGCACTTGCACTCAGCCCCTTGGCCGCAGCGGCGTTACCGGGCTGGGCGCAGCCTGTGTCACAGCCAATGGCGATGAACCTTGCACCAGTGACGGATTGGGCGACGCAGCAACCATTTCTGGACATCATGAAAACTGCGCGGCGTTGGATCGGACATCTCCCGGGCCAATGGGGTGGCGTCGAGTTTGACGCATTGGCGGCACGTGGCATTTTCGACGCGCAAGGGTGGCCCAAAGAAATACCCTCCGACCTAGGGTCGATTGGTACGCTTGTCCTGACGGATCTGCCAGAGGATGCCGATCTGGCTGGGCGCTATGTTCTGCGGTTTGACGGCAGCGGTATCGTCGAGGTCGCTGGGCGGGCGACAAACAAGCGGTATGGCAAAGGTGAAATCAGCTTTGATTTCACTCCCGGGCCGGGGCCCGTCGAAATCCGCATTCAGCGCAGCGATCGGCGCGGTACAGGCGATTATATACGCAACATCACAGTCACGCGCGCCGAAGATCGGGCGGCGTTTGAGGAAGGTCGTGTTTTTCGCACGGGTTTCCTCGACATGCTGCGCGGTTGCACTGCGTTGCGGTTCATGGACTGGATGAATACCAACGATTCCCGGCAGGGTGACTGGAACGCACGGCCAAAGCCAACAGACTTTTCTTATACGCGCCTAGGAATTCCAGCTGAAGTGATGATTGATCTGGCGAACACGCTGGAATGCGACGCGTGGTTCAACATGCCACATCTGGCAGAAGATACCTATCTGCGGGCCTTCGCCGAACTGGTGAAGGCAGGGCTTGCGCCGTCGCGCCGCGTCTATGTAGAGCAATCCAACGAGGTCTGGAACTGGCAATTCGAGCAGACAGAATGGGCCGATGCCCAAGCCGAGGCACGTTGGGGGCAGGAACATCGTGGCGCGCAGTTTCACGGGATGCGCGCAGCACATGTTGCGCGGATCTGGGCTGAGATATTCAATGGCGCAGATCGCACCCGGCTGATCAATGTCATTGCCACGCAAACCGGTTGGCTGGGGTTGGAGCGGGATATTTTGGGCGCGCCGCTCTATGTGGCCGAAAATCCAGCGCAGAACCTGCCGCCGCATACGGTGTTCGATGCCTATGCTGTCACCGGATACTTCGGGCACTCGCTGGGGACCGATCGACGTGCTGACCTGATGCATGACTGGCTGGATCAAAGCCGCGCCAAAGCGGAGGATGAGGCTGTGTCAATGGGCCTAACGGGCGCTGCGCTGTCGGATCATGTCACGGCACACCAGTACGATCAGGCGGTGATGCTGGCTGCTGCGGAATTGCGCGATGGTAGCGTAACGGGGCAGGCGGAGGATTCCATCGCCGATCTGCTGGGGCGCGTGCTGCCCTATCACGCAGGCGTCGCCGCCGAACATGACCTGCAATTGCTGATGTATGAGGGTGGCACACATGTGGTCGGGATCGGCTCTCAGGTCGAGGATATCGCGCTGACGGCGTTTTTTACTCATCTGAACTATACCCCCCAGATGGGTGCGCTTTATGACACGTTGCTGGCGGGATGGTTCGATCTGACGGGCGGAATTTTCAGCCACTATGCCGACATGCAGGCCCCTGGGAAATGGGGCAGTTGGGGCGCACTGCGTTATCCCGGTGATACCAATCCGCGCTGGGATGCTATCGCGCGGCTGCTATGAATACGCCACTTGCCGCCAGCGTGATCGTGCCAGCGCACAACGAAGCGGCGTATTTGGGCGATTGTCTGAACGCGGTACTGGCATCTGATCTGGGTCACGCGCAGATCGAGATATTGGTGGTTGCCAATGGCTGCACTGACAGCACCGCGCGCATCGCGCGGGATATCGGCGTTCGGGCGCCGGTTCCGCTACATGTGATTGAGACGCCCCAAGGGGGGAAGTTGCATGCCTTGCGTTTGGGGGACGAGGCGGCGCTGTATGGCACTCGAATATACTTGGATGCTGACGTTGTTGTGAGCCACGGGTTGATCGCTGAATTGATCAGCGTTCTGGCCGTCGAGGTGCCGCGCTACGCCAGCGGAGTCCCCCGGATTGCACGCGCGCGTGACGTCGTGACAAGAGCCTACGCGCGGTTTTGGCAGACGCTCCCCTTTGTTCAACAGAACGCGCCGGGATTTGGCGCCTTTGCGGTGAATGGTGCAGGACGCGCGCGCTGGGGGAATTGGCCCGACATCATCTCGGATGATACTTTCGTAAGGTTGCAGTTTACTCCGAAAGAGCGGGTGCGGGTGGAACACACCTATTGCTGGCCGATGGTCGAGGGCTTTGCCAACCTCGTGCGCGTCAGGCGGCGGCAGGATCGCGGGGTGGCGGAGATCGCCGAGCGGTATCCGCAGCTTTTGACCAACGATGATAAGGATGGCTTGGGTGTTGGTGGCATCGTGCGTCGCGCGTTCCGCGACCCTATAGGATTTATGGCCTATATCGGCGTGGCGTTGGCCACGAAACTACCCGGTCGAGGTGGCTGGGTACGCGGGCGGTGACCTATGTAGGGTTGACGTCTTTAGCGCGTTGGTGAACGGGCCGCACGCATCGCTGTGGCCAGTTTTGCGGCCTCTACCTCGACATCATGCCTTGCCAACACGCGCTTGCGGCCGGCTGCGCCCATCTTGTTGCGGTCCGAAGGTGAGAGGTTTGCCAACTCCTCTACCGCGTTGACAAGCGCATCAACATCGCCCGCTGGAACCAGCCAGCCGGTTTTACCGTCCTGCACCAACTCGGGCGTGCCCGCGATGTAGGTGGCGATCACTGGCCGGGCAGCGGCCATAGCCTCCATCACGACCATCGGCAGACCTTCGGCAAAGCTGGGCATGATCAACGCGTGGCTGGCTGCCAATGCATCGCGCACGCCCGCCTCATCCAGCCAGCCGGAAAAGGTAATGTTTCTACTTAATCCTGCCTCCTGCACCGCGGTTTCCAGATCACGCCGCATTGGGCCATCGCCGATCAGCGTCAGGTGTATCTCTGGGTGCCGGGCGACCAATCGCGTCCATGCAGGGATCAGTACCATCTGGCCTTTCTGCTCGACAAATCGGCCAATCGCGACGAAGGATAGCCCGTGCTCGGGCAGCGGTGTCTGGTTCGCAAACCGGGCGGGCACGATCCCGCAATGCACAACTCTGATGCGGTCCCAGTGATCGAAATCCACCCAGCGGCACAGCTGACTGCGGCCGAATTGGCTGATGGCAATGGTAAAGGCGGAATTTGCGATTTTGCTACCCAGCGACAGGGCGCGCGGCGCATCGAACTCTTCCGGTCCGTGAACCGTGAAAGAATAGCTTGGTCCGCCCAACAGATGGGCCAACATCGCTACGGTTGCCGCATTTGTGCCAAAATGTGCGTGGATATGCTCGGTGCTTTCAGCTGTGCAGCGGTGGGCTACATAGGCCGCCTCGACGAGGTAAATGAAGTGACGCAATCGACCAACCTCGGACACACCGCCCATGCGCCAGGCGTGGCTTATTGCGACCATTGCGGATCGGGGTTGCGTCAGCAGAATCCGAAGTACGGCACCGAACAACGCCAAAACACCAGCCTGCAATACGTAGTCCGTTCTCGTGGCTTCAGCTTTGTCCTCGGCGTCGACCAGCGGCACATCTGCAGCGCGCATCGCAAGACGGGAAATCTGAAATCCCTGACGCTCAAGCGCCTGCAATTCTCGGCGAATGAAGCTATGCGAAGGCTGCGGATAGGTGTTGAGGATGTAGGCGATTTTCAAAGGCGAATGGTTCCGGAGTTGAGTGTTGCATCGCACGGTAGGGCGGGGGGCGGCAAAGGGAAAGCATCCTGCATAAGATTTCCGCTGTTGCGCGGAGGTTTTGGCACAATCACCCAAAAGGTCAGCCACCAGAGATTGACCGCAGTCATGGTCGCGCATAGCGTTGAATTTATGCACAGGCCGCTGGCGGCACAGAGAAAAGCGGCGCAATGAAGTTTCTGATCCAGACAATGAGCGGCAACCAACTGACCGCGCGCATCCTGCGCAGTACGTCTTGGGTGCTGGTCGGATATGGCGGAGCGCAGGCGATACGGCTGGCGTCAAACCTGATCTTGACCCGTATTCTGTTCCCAGAGGCATTTGGCTTGATGGCGTTGGTGACCGTCATCACAGTGGGCCTGATGATGTTCTCGGACGTGGGCATCGGTCCCAGCATCAGTCAGAGCAAGCGCGGCGATGATCCCGCCTTTTTAAACACTGCATGGACGATTCAGGCGATGCGGGGGGGCAGCCTATGGGTGATCACCCTATTGCTGGCTTGGCCCGTGGCGCAATTCTATGATCAGCCCGATCTGGCCATATATCTGCCGATCGCTGGTTTGGCATTGGTCATCACCGGGTTTCTGCCGACCCGCGTTGAGACCGCGCGTCGGCATCTGGTTCTTGGTCGCCTGACCATGCTTGATCTGCTCGCCCAGTTGATCGGGCTGAGCATGATGGTGGTTCTAGCCCTCGTCACGCATTCGGTGCTCGCCTTGGTGCTTGGCGGGATTTTCAGCGCGCTGGCCAAACTGATCCTGACCTGGCGATACCTGCCGGGTGAACGCAACCGGTTCCAGTTAGAGCGCGCTGCAGTCGATGAACAGCTTCATTTTGGCAAGTGGATATTCCTGAGCACCGCGTTCTCCTTCATCAGCGCACAAGGCGATAAGGTGATCTTGGGCAAGCTGCTGCCATTGGGGATTCTGGGCGTTTACAACATCGGATATTTCCTTGCCAGTTTTCCGATCATGCTTGGCATGACGATGGCGCATCAGTTGATGATTCCGATCTTTCGGGATCGTCCTCCGGGGGCGTCGATCGCTAATCGCGCGAGCTTGCGCCGGATGCGGCTGGCAATGTCCGGCGGGCTGTTTGCGATGTTGGCTACGATGGCCTTTGCCGGTCCATGGTTGGTCGATCTGCTTTATGATGATCGCTATGGGCAGGCGGGTGCCATGATCGTGCTGATGGCCTGTGGGTTCCTTCCGCAGGTGATCGGGCTCAGCTATGATCGAGCGGCACTGGCTGCGGGGGATTCACGCGGTGCGTTTATCTTTTCCGGCACTCGGTCACTTGTGCAGATGTTCCTGCTCTATACCGGCTTTACCCACTATGGGCTGATTGGCGGGTTGGTCTCTTACGGGATCGCCATGGCGCTGGTTCATGCGGTACTGGTCGGGCTAGCGTTGCGCCACCGTGCGTGGGATCCTGTCCATGATCTGGGATTTGGCGCGCTGGCCTGTGCCATCACCATCGGAGCAGTCTGGGTGCACTTTGACGTGATCGCAGCGCTATCGGTGCTTGGGGGTTAAGGCACGCCGCAACCAACCCGATGACAGTTTACGACGGCGTACCGGTTTCATTTCAGGAATGGAAATGACAGGGCGCAGGCCGATGTCGCGTTCCATCTGTGCGGCAGAACGGATGACCGGGTGGCGCAAATCCAGCAGAAAAGCCAGGCCAATTCCCAAGAGCAGACTTGCGGCCGCGCCCAGAACAACGATCTGTTTGCGCGCCCTTGTGAATGGGTAATCGGGCAGCGGCGCGGGTTCCAGCACCGTCAGGCGTTCTGACTGGCGTTGGGTTTCGAGTTGGAAACCGACTTGGGCCTCTTTGCGCCGGGCGCTGACCTGTTGCAACTGGGCGCGTAGCTCGCCCAGCTGTCGATCATATTCAGCGAGTTGAAGGTCTAACTCTGGTGTGCCGACAAGGCTTTCGTTCAACGCCTCAAGTGTGCGTGCCAGCAGCGCACGTTCGGCCTCGAGGCCCTGCCTTTCGAGAAGGTCGGCCTCACGCTGGCGTTTCTCGATCCGGCTATTGGCAGGCGTGTCCAGACGGCGCTGTACTGCCAGCATACGCCGATCGATGTTCAGCATCGCTTCGGTCAGACTTTCGACTTCTCGTTGCGTCACTTCCAGATTACCCGGTGGTACTATGTCGTTCTCCGTGCGAAACTGGGTAATATCCGCCTCAAGCGTTGCAATTTCGGCTCTTACGGCCTGTTCCTGCAATTCAAAGAAGCCAAGTGTTTCGCGGGCCTGTTCCAGTCGTGTGCTGATGCTGAGAGCGATGGTGCGCAGTGAAAACTCATGCGCGATCTTCTGGGCACCCGCCGCTGTCGGCCAATTGGCGGTGATCCGCAGCAAAGAAACTGTGCCGTCATCGCTGTACCCCTCACGCGCGGCGGCGACGCCTTCCAGCTTGACCGCTTGGCGGATCAGCGCGACCTTTTCACTGTCGGACATGCCCTGAGCATCCGTGAAAAGGCCAAGCTTTTCGATCAGTTCCATCACGCCACCACGCGACATGACTTGTTGTTCGATCAGTTGTAGACGTCGGGCGGATGATCCGCCGATTGTCGTCGGTGCCAAATCGGCGGCAATGGTCGGACTCTGGACTTGCAGCACTTCAGACGATGTATAGAGGTGCGGTTTGGACAGCGCGTAGAAGAACCCGATGATGGAGCCGATCAAGAAGACGGCAAGTATCGTCACGATGCGGCGGCGCACCATGTCAATCGCGTCTGCAATCGAAAAAATCGATCCCATCTAGTCGCTCTCTGCCTCATCGCGCCTTTTGGCGGCTATTGTCCCGGCTAATCTCGGGTTGCTCGCCCTCAGGCCTCGCATATCATATAGGCAAAACTATGACGCACAGCCAGCTTTTGCAGCCTAGGCCGCCACTTTGCTGGCTGCAGTGCGGGTCCGGTTAAGGATCACGCCCAGCAGATTTGTCTTCCCCTGTAACCTGCGTTCGCATTCTTCGATTTGTGAACCGAGGGTTCTGCTGGCATCGGCCACGAGCAAGACGCCATCGACCTGAGGTAGAAACGCCTGAAGATCATCATACTCCAGCATCGGGGGCAGGTCGTAGAGAACGATATCCGGAAAAAGCGTGCCAATCATGTCATCCAGAACGGCGCCAGTGCGTTTGGAGTGCAGCATTTCCGACGGATTGACCGGACGCGCACGATTCAATCCGACGGTGAGTGTTTCAGAGCAGCGCAACAGATGATCACGCGCCGAGACTTGTCCCGCCAGATAGCGGTGCATATCACCGGGCCCTCGCAAACCCAGCGCCTTTGCGACGCCCGGATTGCGCTGATTCAGGTCCATGAGCACAGTGCGGAAATCGGGGATGCGGCTGATGCTGAGCGCCAGATTCACGGCTGTGAAGGTAGTCCCGCAACCAGATGTGGGCGCGGTGACTGCGATCCGGTTCCATACCTCGCTCTGGAGGGTTTGCAGCAGCTGCGTACGCAGGTCGTCGATCACCCGCAGGATGCGTCGATCGCCACCGGCGAGCGCCATTTGCGCATTGAGTGCCGAAGACGCACCATGGCCGAACGGCACCTGTTCAAGCGTTTCCCAACTGCCGCTATCATATTGCGAAATCTGGGCCGCCCGCTGTGCGGCGGGCAAGTTCAGTTCATCGTCTTCAAAATCATACTGATCAGCCAGACCGAGGGATGGGTCGCGTGTGCCCCATTTCGCCGGCATATACTGTCCGTTGACCCTGCGCGTCAGTTCCAGATCGAAGGGCAGATTGCGCAGATCTTCTGCTTCTGCGCGGACAGTACCACGCGTACCGCTGGCATCACGAGTGTGTTCGTGTGCCGACTGTGGCGTCTTGGATTGCGAGCGGCGTGTGCCGCGTGCGTCTTTATTTCTTTCCACAATTGCACCTTACAAAAATGTGCCAGATACCCAGTCCGGCAAGGCGCCCCCAAAAATCTCAGTATCCGGTTCGTTTCACCACGGCGCCTACCGTCAAAAGCAGGACCTTGAGATCCTGAACCAATGACAGGCAGCGATCATACTCTGCATCCAGCCGGACACGCAACTTGAACAGGCTTTCGTTGCGTTCGGACACCTGCCACAAACCGGTGATGCCGGGACGTAATGCGAAATAGTGATGCGCGTCACCATAGATTGACAACTGATCCACCATCATCGGGCGTGGGCCGACAAGGCTCATGTCGCCTTTCAGCACGTTCCAAAGCTGCGGCAACTCATCAAGAGATGTTTTGCGTAGGAATGCGCCAAAACGAGTTATACGCGGATCATTCTTCAGCTTCTGCGTTGCATCCCATTCGCGGCGCAAATCATCATTTTCGGCCAGCACTTGCTCTAACCGGGCGTCGGCATCGCGCACCATCGTGCGGAGCTTGAGGATTCGGAACACTGATCCACCCGCGCCTAGCCGTTCTTGGCGGTAGAACGGTGAACCGCCTTCAATCCAAAGAAGCAAAGCACTGATCGCGATCAGGAAAAGCGCGACGGGCGCAGTGACAAGTACGAAAGCAAGATCAAAGATCCGCTTGCCTGTCGTTCGATAAAACCTGCTCGAGGGCAGGGGCGGGGCAACAGGCGCCGACAGATTCAGTGGCCGCAATGCGTCAACGACCTCTGCGGGCGACGGACGCACGACATAGCTCAAAAGCGCCGCATGCGGAAAACCAGCCTGAGGCCGCCCGCCGCCCAAACCGTGCGGCTGGCGCATATGCAAATTCGTCTCGGTCATAGGCACTCCTACTCGTCCAAACCCCAAGTCACACCACTCAACAGCCTCTGCCCGGCGCCGCGATTACTGCGGCTTCCCGTGTTTCAAACCCGGCGCGGTTTGGCGGAAAATTTCCACCAGGACCGCATAAAGCGCCGGGATCAAGTTCGGTTTTGGACAGCTCAGAGACGAAAAATTGCCTCTAATTTGACAAAAACCAACCTACCAGTTCTCAACGATTTTTTAATGAATTCTGTAGAAACACATTGTTTCTTAAATCACTGTGATAGCCGGCTAACAACCTGAAAAAATTACATCTTTAGCGTGTATTTTGATGTGTCAAATGACAACGACCGGCCCCAAAATCGCCGACTGTTTCCGTTTGGGAAACGAGGCGTTAGGGATGATTGATAAATGTAAAAAATAGCGGCGGTTTTGCAACGCCGATTGTTTGCCCCATTTTGGGCCGAATTCACCAGAATCATAGCTGCATCCCCTGCTTCGAGCAGAGTTTGCCTCGGATCGATCGCCCATATGCAGGGGAATTATTCATGATTCCCGTCAGAATTGTGGCGGCTGATTCTATTTCCCAAGGCGGATATGGCTTCAATTGTGGCGCAGCTGACACCTCATCTTTGGTGGGCAGCCCTACATATCTACTAAATTTTTAGTTTGACTTTTCGCTCCCGAAACCATGACACTCATCGCATCGGGGGAGACCGATCAAAACAATCTAAGGGAGGAGACAAGATGCGTAAGTATCTGCTCTCCGCAGTTGCGGCCACTGCCGTGATTGCGGGGTCACATGCCGCGACGGCCGACGAGGCTGCGGCGCAACGCTGGATCGACAAGGAATTCCAGCCATCCACGCTCGGTAAGGATCAACAGCTGTCTGAAATGCAGTGGTTCATCAATGCGGCTCAGCCTTATGCCGGCATGGAAATCAACGTGCTGTCCGAGGGCATTCCAACCCATTCCTATGAATCGGATGTGTTGACCAAAGCCTTTGAGGAAATCACCGGGATCAAGGTCAATCATCAGATCCTTGGCGAAGGCGAGGTTGT from Roseovarius pelagicus includes the following:
- a CDS encoding glycosyltransferase, whose translation is MNTPLAASVIVPAHNEAAYLGDCLNAVLASDLGHAQIEILVVANGCTDSTARIARDIGVRAPVPLHVIETPQGGKLHALRLGDEAALYGTRIYLDADVVVSHGLIAELISVLAVEVPRYASGVPRIARARDVVTRAYARFWQTLPFVQQNAPGFGAFAVNGAGRARWGNWPDIISDDTFVRLQFTPKERVRVEHTYCWPMVEGFANLVRVRRRQDRGVAEIAERYPQLLTNDDKDGLGVGGIVRRAFRDPIGFMAYIGVALATKLPGRGGWVRGR
- a CDS encoding glycosyltransferase; this encodes MKIAYILNTYPQPSHSFIRRELQALERQGFQISRLAMRAADVPLVDAEDKAEATRTDYVLQAGVLALFGAVLRILLTQPRSAMVAISHAWRMGGVSEVGRLRHFIYLVEAAYVAHRCTAESTEHIHAHFGTNAATVAMLAHLLGGPSYSFTVHGPEEFDAPRALSLGSKIANSAFTIAISQFGRSQLCRWVDFDHWDRIRVVHCGIVPARFANQTPLPEHGLSFVAIGRFVEQKGQMVLIPAWTRLVARHPEIHLTLIGDGPMRRDLETAVQEAGLSRNITFSGWLDEAGVRDALAASHALIMPSFAEGLPMVVMEAMAAARPVIATYIAGTPELVQDGKTGWLVPAGDVDALVNAVEELANLSPSDRNKMGAAGRKRVLARHDVEVEAAKLATAMRAARSPTR
- a CDS encoding oligosaccharide flippase family protein → MKFLIQTMSGNQLTARILRSTSWVLVGYGGAQAIRLASNLILTRILFPEAFGLMALVTVITVGLMMFSDVGIGPSISQSKRGDDPAFLNTAWTIQAMRGGSLWVITLLLAWPVAQFYDQPDLAIYLPIAGLALVITGFLPTRVETARRHLVLGRLTMLDLLAQLIGLSMMVVLALVTHSVLALVLGGIFSALAKLILTWRYLPGERNRFQLERAAVDEQLHFGKWIFLSTAFSFISAQGDKVILGKLLPLGILGVYNIGYFLASFPIMLGMTMAHQLMIPIFRDRPPGASIANRASLRRMRLAMSGGLFAMLATMAFAGPWLVDLLYDDRYGQAGAMIVLMACGFLPQVIGLSYDRAALAAGDSRGAFIFSGTRSLVQMFLLYTGFTHYGLIGGLVSYGIAMALVHAVLVGLALRHRAWDPVHDLGFGALACAITIGAVWVHFDVIAALSVLGG
- a CDS encoding GumC family protein, which translates into the protein MGSIFSIADAIDMVRRRIVTILAVFLIGSIIGFFYALSKPHLYTSSEVLQVQSPTIAADLAPTTIGGSSARRLQLIEQQVMSRGGVMELIEKLGLFTDAQGMSDSEKVALIRQAVKLEGVAAAREGYSDDGTVSLLRITANWPTAAGAQKIAHEFSLRTIALSISTRLEQARETLGFFELQEQAVRAEIATLEADITQFRTENDIVPPGNLEVTQREVESLTEAMLNIDRRMLAVQRRLDTPANSRIEKRQREADLLERQGLEAERALLARTLEALNESLVGTPELDLQLAEYDRQLGELRAQLQQVSARRKEAQVGFQLETQRQSERLTVLEPAPLPDYPFTRARKQIVVLGAAASLLLGIGLAFLLDLRHPVIRSAAQMERDIGLRPVISIPEMKPVRRRKLSSGWLRRALTPKHR
- a CDS encoding CpsD/CapB family tyrosine-protein kinase — protein: MERNKDARGTRRSQSKTPQSAHEHTRDASGTRGTVRAEAEDLRNLPFDLELTRRVNGQYMPAKWGTRDPSLGLADQYDFEDDELNLPAAQRAAQISQYDSGSWETLEQVPFGHGASSALNAQMALAGGDRRILRVIDDLRTQLLQTLQSEVWNRIAVTAPTSGCGTTFTAVNLALSISRIPDFRTVLMDLNQRNPGVAKALGLRGPGDMHRYLAGQVSARDHLLRCSETLTVGLNRARPVNPSEMLHSKRTGAVLDDMIGTLFPDIVLYDLPPMLEYDDLQAFLPQVDGVLLVADASRTLGSQIEECERRLQGKTNLLGVILNRTRTAASKVAA
- a CDS encoding sugar transferase, with the translated sequence MTETNLHMRQPHGLGGGRPQAGFPHAALLSYVVRPSPAEVVDALRPLNLSAPVAPPLPSSRFYRTTGKRIFDLAFVLVTAPVALFLIAISALLLWIEGGSPFYRQERLGAGGSVFRILKLRTMVRDADARLEQVLAENDDLRREWDATQKLKNDPRITRFGAFLRKTSLDELPQLWNVLKGDMSLVGPRPMMVDQLSIYGDAHHYFALRPGITGLWQVSERNESLFKLRVRLDAEYDRCLSLVQDLKVLLLTVGAVVKRTGY